A single Marinobacter sp. es.042 DNA region contains:
- the rimM gene encoding ribosome maturation factor RimM (Essential for efficient processing of 16S rRNA), producing MTQNSQETVIGRITSVFGVKGWLKVFSYTDPKEGILNYPDWTLDLDGKRIPAKLEEGRRQGQGIVVRLKGINDRDLARTYCGAEVRVSTAELPPLPDGEYYWFQLEGLDVFTVDDECLGKVHHLMETGSNDVLVVQATAGSIDQRERLIPYLPGEVVQSVDLAAKQMVVDWDPEF from the coding sequence ATGACACAGAATTCGCAGGAAACTGTGATCGGCCGGATTACCTCGGTGTTTGGGGTCAAAGGATGGCTTAAAGTCTTTTCCTACACAGACCCCAAGGAAGGAATACTGAACTATCCCGATTGGACTCTTGATCTGGATGGCAAGCGTATTCCGGCCAAGCTTGAGGAAGGTCGCCGCCAAGGGCAGGGGATCGTCGTCAGGCTTAAAGGTATTAACGACCGTGATCTGGCCCGCACGTATTGTGGTGCCGAAGTCAGGGTTTCCACTGCTGAATTGCCGCCGCTTCCCGATGGGGAGTACTACTGGTTTCAGTTGGAAGGTCTTGATGTATTCACGGTGGATGATGAGTGCCTTGGTAAAGTGCACCATCTGATGGAAACCGGATCCAACGATGTTCTGGTGGTGCAGGCAACAGCAGGCTCCATTGATCAACGTGAGCGTCTGATCCCCTATCTGCCGGGCGAAGTGGTGCAGAGTGTTGATCTCGCCGCAAAGCAAATGGTGGTGGACTGGGATCCGGAGTTCTGA
- the rpsP gene encoding 30S ribosomal protein S16: MVIIRLARGGSKKRPFYHLTVTDSRKSRDGRFIERVGFFNPVARGQEESLRVDRDRVNFWLGQGAQTSERVAQLLKAAG, from the coding sequence ATGGTAATTATCCGTTTGGCTCGTGGCGGCTCCAAGAAGCGCCCGTTCTACCATCTGACAGTCACCGACAGCCGCAAATCCCGCGACGGTCGTTTCATTGAGCGCGTAGGTTTCTTCAACCCGGTAGCCCGTGGTCAGGAAGAGAGTCTTCGCGTTGATCGTGATCGTGTCAATTTCTGGCTCGGTCAGGGCGCGCAGACCAGCGAGCGCGTTGCACAGCTGCTGAAGGCTGCTGGGTAA
- the trmD gene encoding tRNA (guanosine(37)-N1)-methyltransferase TrmD, producing MWIGAVSLFPEMFGAVTDYGITGRAVRDGLLTFRTWNPREFTQDRHRTVDDRPYGGGPGMLMKIQPLRDAIHAARESAPGNPCVVYLSPQGETLNQSVVESLAAEQQLILVAGRYEGVDERLIATEVDREVSLGDFVLSGGELAAMAVIDAVTRLIPGALGHAQSAEQDSFADGLLDCPHYTRPEVYEGQAVPDVLLGGHHDQIRRWRLKQSLRRTRERRPDLLEKRVFTDEERELLEEILNEPGASE from the coding sequence GTGTGGATTGGCGCAGTCAGTCTGTTCCCGGAGATGTTCGGTGCGGTGACGGATTACGGGATCACAGGGCGAGCGGTTCGGGATGGTCTGCTGACCTTTCGAACCTGGAATCCCCGTGAATTCACCCAGGACCGGCATCGCACGGTAGATGACCGGCCCTATGGTGGCGGCCCGGGCATGCTGATGAAAATTCAGCCCCTGAGGGACGCAATCCATGCGGCACGGGAATCGGCACCCGGAAACCCCTGTGTGGTTTACCTGTCGCCTCAGGGTGAGACGCTGAACCAGTCTGTTGTCGAGTCGCTCGCGGCAGAACAGCAACTGATTCTGGTGGCGGGCCGGTACGAGGGTGTTGATGAGCGCCTGATAGCGACGGAAGTCGATCGGGAAGTGTCACTGGGCGATTTTGTGCTGTCCGGTGGCGAACTGGCAGCGATGGCTGTTATCGATGCGGTTACACGCCTCATCCCCGGAGCGCTGGGTCATGCGCAGTCGGCAGAGCAGGATTCTTTCGCCGACGGTTTGCTGGATTGTCCGCACTACACCCGGCCCGAGGTTTACGAAGGTCAGGCGGTGCCGGATGTTTTATTGGGCGGTCACCATGATCAGATCCGGCGTTGGCGGCTCAAGCAGTCGCTGAGGCGAACCCGGGAGCGACGCCCCGACCTGCTGGAAAAGCGGGTGTTTACGGACGAAGAGCGTGAGCTGCTGGAAGAGATTTTGAACGAACCGGGTGCCTCTGAATAA
- the argF gene encoding ornithine carbamoyltransferase, which produces MAARHFLTLNDMTTNELESLVDHATALRNEWRQGKVRDSLKNRVLAMIFEKSSTRTRVSFEAGMTQLGGSAMFLSPRDTQLGRGEPIEDSAIVISSMVDAVMIRTFAHETVERFAAASRVPVINALTDDFHPCQLLADMQTFREHRGSIRGATVAWIGDGNNMCHSYINAAAQFNFNLNIACPEGYEPAESMLKGHEDRVKVFREPAEAARNAQLLVTDVWASMGQEDEQKARERAFSGYQINPGLLSVADKDALFMHCLPAHRGEEISADMMEHPASVVWDEAENRLHAQKALLEFLILNRLD; this is translated from the coding sequence ATGGCGGCACGACATTTTCTGACATTGAATGACATGACAACCAACGAGCTGGAAAGCCTGGTTGATCATGCCACAGCATTGCGCAACGAGTGGCGGCAAGGGAAGGTTCGGGACTCCCTCAAGAACCGTGTCCTTGCGATGATCTTCGAAAAATCATCAACGCGAACCCGGGTTTCTTTTGAAGCCGGCATGACGCAGCTCGGCGGCTCCGCAATGTTCCTGTCGCCACGGGATACCCAGCTTGGCCGCGGCGAGCCAATAGAAGACTCCGCTATCGTTATCTCCAGCATGGTTGATGCGGTGATGATCCGCACCTTTGCCCATGAAACCGTGGAGCGCTTCGCGGCTGCATCACGAGTGCCGGTGATCAATGCGCTGACCGATGACTTTCACCCCTGCCAATTACTGGCCGATATGCAAACATTCCGGGAACACCGCGGCAGTATTCGCGGCGCTACCGTTGCCTGGATCGGCGATGGCAACAACATGTGCCACTCCTACATCAATGCCGCTGCCCAGTTCAATTTCAACCTGAACATCGCCTGTCCTGAGGGCTACGAGCCGGCAGAATCAATGCTCAAGGGCCACGAAGACCGGGTCAAGGTGTTCCGGGAGCCGGCCGAGGCAGCCCGAAACGCCCAGCTTCTGGTGACCGACGTCTGGGCTTCCATGGGTCAGGAAGACGAGCAGAAGGCCCGTGAAAGGGCGTTCAGTGGCTATCAGATCAATCCCGGGCTGCTCTCAGTGGCCGATAAGGATGCGCTCTTCATGCATTGCCTCCCGGCTCACCGTGGCGAGGAAATATCGGCGGACATGATGGAACATCCTGCCTCCGTGGTCTGGGACGAGGCAGAGAACCGCCTGCACGCCCAGAAGGCACTGCTCGAATTTCTCATCCTGAACCGGCTGGACTGA
- the grxD gene encoding Grx4 family monothiol glutaredoxin — translation MDINETIKSQLEENPIILYMKGSPQAPQCGFSAKTVQAVMACGERFAFVNILDNQELREALKVYSSWPTYPQLYINGELVGGCDIVLEMSESGELAKLVKEAAKQAEA, via the coding sequence ATGGATATCAATGAAACCATTAAGAGCCAGCTTGAAGAGAATCCGATCATCCTGTACATGAAGGGCAGCCCACAGGCACCCCAGTGTGGCTTCTCGGCCAAAACCGTGCAGGCTGTAATGGCCTGCGGCGAACGCTTTGCCTTCGTCAATATCCTGGATAACCAGGAGCTTCGTGAAGCCCTGAAGGTTTACTCCAGCTGGCCCACGTATCCCCAGCTGTACATCAACGGCGAACTCGTTGGCGGATGTGACATTGTTCTCGAAATGTCCGAGAGCGGTGAGCTGGCAAAACTAGTCAAAGAGGCGGCGAAGCAGGCAGAAGCCTGA
- a CDS encoding DUF1631 domain-containing protein has translation MNKQSGIHYLREHREAGSNRPVPAEVTRIRDTVVAGLGDLLQGAFDAVDDSLFELANNARSNNEQNRYFEAMREIRIKRKGVERHFQNTVAQYFATPPHTGPLQEEQLSKQASADTLALVGNDDLEEQVALNAMITKAKAHFQGPLLQLQTRFSQVYPEATDESPVNPMAPEHLCSAFTEAIQALEIQIRERLILLKQFDRYVVSNLGMLLDEANRILIQAGIIPNFRYHGKAGQQHEASSPQSAEAPKQESAPDASAAERAGQAASSSAVFEQIRQMLALQRANAGMPPRASDPNVRVVGDSELASLLNSLPLSAPRQDQGNLSAGEPVSIDLRQLVQQLLSQTDTGDGRKPALNEVDEDLINLVSMLFEFILDDYNLSAPVQVLISRLQIPILKVVIRDKSFFSQATHPARRLLNSLARAGIGWSSSDEKTKDKLYGQIHNIVQRILNEFDGDVSLFETLNQEFEQFLERENRKASLVEQRTRESERGRIKSQTAQQTVDNLLKQKVSRYKLPESIHDILMNGWSRVMFLAYLRDDVEHRWNATVKVVDDLIWCLHPHQEDDERDQWVRVVPGLLKSLRSGLEEVSYNSSRLDEMMGQLKHQLAEAFRTNAAIEALQDSPEEPAEEEIATVHQTAVERQQELEDAAISEYVAQIDGIEIGNWVEFRLVNGANFRCKLSAIIDEADCFVFVNRMGLKVIEKTRVELAHEMRRGRLTLLEQGALIDRALDAVVGTLRSKTA, from the coding sequence ATGAACAAGCAGTCCGGCATACATTACCTCCGCGAACACCGGGAAGCCGGAAGTAACAGACCGGTTCCTGCGGAGGTCACCCGCATCCGGGACACGGTTGTCGCCGGGCTCGGTGATTTGCTGCAGGGCGCCTTCGACGCCGTCGACGACTCACTGTTCGAGCTGGCCAATAATGCCCGCAGCAACAACGAGCAGAACCGGTACTTCGAGGCGATGCGTGAAATTCGCATCAAGCGTAAGGGTGTCGAGCGGCATTTCCAGAACACCGTTGCCCAATATTTTGCCACCCCCCCTCACACCGGACCGCTTCAGGAAGAACAACTGAGCAAGCAGGCCAGCGCCGACACGCTTGCTCTGGTCGGCAATGACGACCTTGAGGAGCAGGTTGCCCTCAACGCCATGATCACCAAGGCAAAGGCGCACTTCCAGGGCCCACTGCTGCAACTCCAGACCCGTTTCAGTCAGGTGTACCCGGAAGCCACCGACGAATCACCGGTCAATCCGATGGCACCGGAACACCTGTGCAGTGCGTTCACAGAGGCAATACAGGCCCTTGAGATCCAGATTCGTGAGCGCCTGATCCTGCTCAAGCAGTTTGACCGCTATGTTGTGTCCAACCTCGGCATGCTGCTGGACGAAGCCAACCGCATACTGATCCAGGCCGGCATCATTCCGAACTTCCGTTATCACGGCAAAGCCGGTCAGCAGCATGAGGCCTCCAGTCCGCAGTCGGCAGAGGCGCCAAAACAGGAAAGCGCGCCGGACGCTTCCGCGGCAGAACGGGCCGGCCAGGCCGCTAGCAGCAGCGCGGTTTTCGAACAGATCCGGCAGATGCTGGCGCTGCAAAGGGCCAATGCGGGCATGCCTCCCCGCGCCTCGGACCCGAATGTCCGGGTCGTGGGTGACTCCGAGCTGGCAAGCCTTCTAAATTCATTGCCGCTTTCAGCCCCCCGGCAGGACCAGGGCAACCTGAGCGCCGGCGAACCTGTCAGCATTGATCTCCGTCAGCTGGTACAACAGCTCCTTTCCCAGACCGATACCGGAGATGGTCGAAAACCGGCGCTTAACGAGGTCGATGAAGACCTCATTAACCTGGTTTCCATGCTGTTCGAATTCATTCTCGACGACTACAACCTGTCAGCTCCGGTTCAGGTGTTGATCAGCCGGCTACAGATTCCGATCCTGAAAGTGGTTATTCGGGACAAGAGTTTCTTCAGCCAGGCTACGCACCCGGCCAGACGTCTCTTGAACTCCCTGGCGAGAGCAGGCATCGGCTGGAGTAGCAGCGACGAGAAAACCAAGGACAAACTCTACGGACAGATTCACAACATTGTGCAAAGGATTCTCAACGAATTTGACGGTGATGTTTCGCTTTTTGAAACCCTCAATCAGGAATTCGAACAGTTCCTTGAACGGGAGAACCGAAAGGCGTCTCTGGTTGAGCAGAGAACCCGTGAATCCGAGCGGGGTCGGATCAAGTCCCAGACGGCTCAACAAACCGTCGACAATCTTCTTAAACAGAAGGTGTCCCGTTACAAACTGCCGGAGTCCATCCATGACATTCTGATGAATGGCTGGAGCCGCGTGATGTTTCTTGCCTATCTCAGGGATGACGTGGAGCATCGGTGGAATGCCACGGTGAAGGTCGTCGATGATCTGATCTGGTGTCTTCACCCCCACCAGGAAGATGACGAAAGAGACCAGTGGGTGCGGGTCGTGCCTGGCCTGCTGAAATCACTGCGGTCAGGGCTGGAGGAGGTCTCCTATAACTCATCGAGACTCGATGAAATGATGGGCCAGCTCAAGCATCAGCTGGCAGAGGCATTCCGCACCAATGCGGCCATCGAAGCACTACAGGATTCTCCTGAAGAGCCGGCGGAAGAGGAAATCGCGACCGTTCACCAGACGGCCGTTGAACGCCAGCAGGAACTGGAAGACGCTGCAATCTCAGAATACGTTGCCCAGATTGACGGTATCGAGATTGGTAACTGGGTCGAGTTTCGACTGGTCAATGGTGCAAACTTCCGCTGCAAGCTGTCCGCTATCATTGACGAAGCAGATTGCTTTGTCTTTGTGAACCGGATGGGGCTGAAAGTGATTGAGAAAACCCGGGTTGAACTGGCCCATGAAATGCGCCGTGGCCGGCTGACGCTGCTTGAGCAGGGCGCATTGATTGATCGGGCCCTGGATGCGGTTGTCGGCACCCTCCGGAGCAAGACCGCCTGA
- the ffh gene encoding signal recognition particle protein produces MFENLQDRLSGSLRKISGQARLTDDNIKDTLREVRMALLEADVALPVVKDFVEGVRKRAIGQEVQRSLTPGQVFVKVVQQELERVMGEGNESLNLNVQPPAVVMMAGLQGAGKTTTVAKLSRFLKERQKKSVLVVSADVYRPAAIRQLETLAGEVGVEFFPSSADQDPVDIAEGAIAAARKKHIDVVILDTAGRLHVDEQMMGEIGRLHKAVNPVETLFVVDAMTGQDAANTAKAFNDALPLTGVVLTKTDGDARGGAALSVRHITGKPIKFLGVGEKSDALEPFYPDRVASRILGMGDVLSLIEEAERKLDQKKAQKLTKKIKKGKSFDLEDFRDQLQQMKNMGGIGGLLDKLPGMGQMAQVAQQQVNDKSMGQMEAIICSMTPKERRYPDVINNSRKRRIATGSGTQIQDVNRLLKQHKQMQKMMKKFGKKGGMANMMRGMGGMMPPGGGGGGGMPPFGRM; encoded by the coding sequence ATGTTTGAGAACCTCCAAGACCGACTTTCCGGCAGTCTGCGCAAGATTTCCGGCCAGGCGCGCCTCACTGATGACAATATAAAGGACACCCTGCGGGAAGTGCGCATGGCGCTGCTGGAGGCGGATGTCGCCCTGCCGGTGGTGAAGGACTTTGTTGAGGGCGTCCGCAAGCGTGCCATTGGCCAGGAGGTGCAGCGCAGTCTGACGCCGGGCCAGGTCTTTGTGAAAGTTGTCCAGCAGGAGCTGGAACGCGTCATGGGCGAGGGTAATGAATCCCTCAATCTGAACGTCCAGCCGCCGGCCGTAGTCATGATGGCGGGTCTGCAGGGTGCAGGTAAGACGACCACGGTCGCCAAACTCTCGCGCTTCCTTAAAGAGCGGCAGAAAAAATCCGTCCTGGTGGTCAGCGCCGACGTCTACCGTCCGGCGGCGATTCGCCAGTTGGAAACCCTCGCTGGCGAAGTGGGTGTCGAGTTCTTCCCGAGCAGTGCCGATCAGGACCCGGTTGATATTGCCGAGGGTGCCATTGCCGCGGCCAGGAAGAAGCACATTGATGTGGTAATTCTTGACACCGCCGGTCGGCTGCACGTCGACGAACAGATGATGGGAGAGATTGGTCGGCTGCATAAAGCGGTCAACCCGGTTGAAACCCTGTTCGTGGTCGATGCCATGACGGGCCAGGATGCCGCCAACACCGCCAAGGCGTTCAACGATGCCCTGCCGCTGACCGGCGTGGTGCTGACCAAAACCGATGGCGATGCCCGTGGCGGTGCGGCCCTGTCTGTTCGTCACATTACCGGTAAGCCGATCAAGTTCCTGGGTGTTGGTGAAAAGTCTGATGCGCTGGAGCCGTTCTATCCGGACCGGGTTGCCTCCCGGATCCTGGGCATGGGCGATGTGCTCTCGCTGATTGAAGAGGCAGAGCGCAAGCTTGATCAGAAGAAGGCCCAGAAGCTCACCAAGAAAATCAAGAAGGGCAAAAGCTTTGATCTGGAGGATTTTCGGGATCAGCTCCAGCAGATGAAGAACATGGGTGGTATCGGTGGTCTGCTCGACAAGTTGCCCGGCATGGGGCAGATGGCCCAGGTGGCGCAGCAACAGGTCAACGACAAGTCCATGGGGCAGATGGAGGCGATTATCTGCTCCATGACGCCAAAAGAGCGGCGTTACCCGGATGTGATCAACAATTCCCGCAAACGCCGTATCGCCACGGGGTCTGGAACCCAGATCCAGGACGTCAATCGTTTGCTGAAGCAGCACAAGCAGATGCAGAAGATGATGAAAAAGTTTGGCAAGAAAGGCGGTATGGCGAATATGATGCGCGGCATGGGCGGCATGATGCCCCCTGGCGGCGGTGGGGGAGGCGGAATGCCCCCGTTTGGCCGTATGTAA
- a CDS encoding energy transducer TonB produces the protein MPEKSSPNALPAAYRLGLALSLALLLHTLLLSGIPSPKEEPTATHKESVRFELVAPGTHRTVADPSADSSPHRDATRVTPFEIDPPEPEPLSKPEVVTSREPQTPAPTKATNTSAPRSAAAQSSVNSAAGEEPEQFPEKTEESITRVTESPGELDPYVVKLAVHLAHQLEELRVPAMRSLTDTVAMEVELQLLGNGALTRARVLKSTGIKPIDEAAYRAALAASPYPQPPKDGGSANRFEVELLFTPKRL, from the coding sequence ATGCCTGAAAAAAGCAGTCCCAATGCCCTGCCGGCTGCCTACCGGCTTGGGCTTGCCTTGTCTCTGGCGCTTCTCCTACACACACTCCTGCTTTCAGGCATCCCCTCGCCCAAGGAAGAACCAACGGCCACGCACAAAGAGAGTGTACGGTTCGAGCTGGTAGCCCCGGGCACTCACAGAACGGTTGCCGATCCGTCAGCTGACTCCAGTCCTCATCGCGATGCAACACGGGTAACGCCGTTTGAGATTGATCCTCCTGAGCCGGAACCCCTCTCCAAACCGGAGGTTGTGACGTCCCGCGAGCCGCAAACCCCCGCCCCGACAAAGGCAACGAATACCAGCGCGCCCCGCAGCGCAGCCGCACAGTCAAGCGTCAACTCTGCTGCCGGAGAAGAACCCGAACAGTTCCCAGAAAAAACGGAGGAGAGCATTACGAGGGTTACGGAGTCACCGGGCGAGCTCGACCCCTATGTGGTCAAACTGGCCGTCCATCTGGCCCATCAACTTGAAGAACTGAGAGTGCCGGCCATGAGGAGCCTCACTGACACGGTCGCTATGGAAGTGGAACTGCAGTTGCTGGGAAATGGCGCCCTGACCCGGGCAAGGGTGTTGAAATCAACAGGAATCAAGCCAATAGATGAAGCTGCATATCGGGCTGCGCTGGCGGCTAGTCCCTACCCCCAGCCACCGAAGGATGGCGGGAGCGCGAACCGCTTCGAGGTGGAACTGTTGTTCACCCCGAAACGGCTCTGA
- a CDS encoding inner membrane protein YpjD gives MGTLILAVTSLFLYSVGTALQALHFRGRVQSNIAITTLIGVLALTSHGLLIGQTVHHDGGFDFSFFKSSVLISWLIVFLLLGLNLKKPVQSLFLGVYPLAGLTIILALVTHGPSRLVSEQSYGMLSHIALSVTAYSLFTLAAIQAVLLYFQNRQLKHNYNSLLVRNLPPLQTMESLLFEMVWAGVVMLILAIVTGALFIEDLFAQNLAHKTLFSILSLLVFVALLIGRYTKGWRGITASRWTLAGCALLMLAFYGSKFVLELIFQRGG, from the coding sequence ATGGGAACGCTGATTCTCGCGGTCACCTCTCTTTTTCTTTACAGCGTAGGTACCGCGCTGCAGGCCCTGCATTTCAGGGGCCGGGTTCAGAGCAACATTGCCATTACTACCCTGATTGGCGTTCTCGCCCTGACCAGCCACGGACTTCTCATTGGCCAGACAGTCCATCACGACGGCGGCTTCGATTTCAGTTTTTTCAAAAGCTCCGTGCTTATTTCCTGGCTGATCGTCTTCCTTCTATTGGGACTCAACCTTAAAAAGCCGGTGCAAAGCCTGTTTCTCGGCGTTTACCCGCTGGCCGGCCTCACCATCATTCTCGCCCTGGTTACCCATGGACCCTCGAGACTGGTGTCCGAGCAAAGCTACGGCATGCTCTCCCATATTGCGCTTTCGGTGACAGCCTACAGCCTCTTTACTCTTGCGGCTATCCAGGCGGTTTTACTTTACTTCCAGAATCGCCAACTGAAGCACAATTACAACAGCCTGCTGGTTCGTAACCTGCCGCCTCTGCAAACCATGGAGTCGCTGCTGTTCGAGATGGTCTGGGCCGGCGTCGTCATGCTGATTCTGGCGATTGTGACCGGCGCCCTCTTTATAGAGGATCTCTTTGCCCAGAACCTCGCCCACAAGACCCTGTTCTCGATCCTGTCTCTGCTTGTGTTCGTGGCGCTCCTGATTGGTCGTTACACAAAAGGCTGGAGGGGCATCACCGCCAGCCGTTGGACCCTCGCTGGCTGCGCACTCCTGATGCTGGCCTTCTACGGCAGCAAGTTTGTGCTGGAACTGATCTTCCAGCGCGGCGGCTGA
- a CDS encoding Yip1 family protein, with the protein MSLTHTFGLLAHPDREWEAIRNESETVTRLYAGHILLLALIPAVAGFIGTTQVGWQIGDGQITKLSVTSALQLSTLFYVAMLAGIFILGKFIDFFAATYDAVERTPRGVALAAYTATPIFLIGVIAAYPNIWVNMLAGLVAVAYAVYLLYEGLPILMRIPADKGFMFASAVLTVGLVMFVALLAISVVIWSMGIGPVYVN; encoded by the coding sequence ATGAGTCTGACACACACGTTTGGCCTGCTCGCCCATCCCGACCGGGAGTGGGAAGCGATCCGCAATGAATCCGAGACTGTCACACGACTGTACGCCGGCCACATTCTGCTGCTGGCACTGATCCCGGCGGTTGCCGGCTTCATCGGAACAACCCAGGTAGGCTGGCAAATTGGAGATGGCCAGATCACCAAGCTGTCGGTGACGAGCGCACTCCAGCTATCCACACTCTTCTACGTGGCCATGCTTGCCGGCATTTTTATACTCGGCAAGTTCATTGATTTTTTCGCCGCAACGTATGATGCGGTGGAACGGACGCCCAGAGGCGTTGCTCTGGCGGCGTACACGGCAACCCCGATTTTCCTGATTGGCGTAATCGCCGCCTATCCGAACATATGGGTGAATATGCTGGCAGGCCTGGTGGCGGTTGCCTACGCGGTCTACCTGCTTTATGAAGGGCTACCGATCCTGATGAGAATCCCGGCGGACAAGGGGTTCATGTTCGCTTCTGCAGTCCTGACGGTTGGCCTGGTTATGTTTGTTGCCCTGCTCGCCATCAGTGTCGTCATCTGGAGCATGGGCATAGGCCCGGTTTACGTCAACTGA
- a CDS encoding HlyC/CorC family transporter: MNETSLTALFILLVGLILLSGFFSSSETGMMSLNRYRLKHMAKTGHKGAKRAQGLLQRTDQLIGVILIGNNFVNIFASSIATVIAIRVWGDAGIAIATILLTIVILIFAEVTPKTLAALFPEKIAFPASYILGPLLKILYPIVWAVNLFTGGILKLLGVSAADAANDHLSREELRTLVNEAGALIPAKHKDMLVSILDLEKVTVNDIMVPRNEVVGIDLDDDTDTILRQLRSSQHTRLPVFKGDINNIQGILHLRSASKLLQQEEINKAMIMQLCQEPYFIPESTPLNTQLINFQKGRRRFGVVVDEYGDVLGLATLEDILEEIVGDFTTDYAATSPDIIPQDNGTFIIDGTSAVRTINKTLGWKLPTDGPKTLNGLITETLENIPDTNVCLKVDGHRVEVLQIKDNVVKAAIVHPKKRKKRSLSLKQ; this comes from the coding sequence TTGAACGAAACATCGCTTACCGCGCTGTTTATTCTCCTGGTCGGACTGATCCTGCTTTCCGGTTTCTTCTCGAGCTCCGAGACGGGGATGATGTCGCTCAACCGATATCGTCTCAAACATATGGCCAAAACCGGCCATAAAGGTGCCAAGCGCGCCCAGGGCTTGCTGCAACGAACCGACCAGCTGATCGGCGTCATCCTGATCGGCAACAATTTCGTGAACATCTTCGCCTCTTCGATCGCCACGGTTATCGCGATTCGGGTCTGGGGCGATGCCGGCATCGCGATTGCCACCATCCTGCTGACCATCGTGATTCTGATCTTCGCAGAAGTCACTCCGAAAACCCTTGCAGCACTGTTTCCCGAGAAAATTGCCTTCCCGGCCAGTTACATACTCGGCCCGCTGCTGAAAATCCTGTATCCGATTGTCTGGGCGGTAAACCTGTTCACCGGAGGCATACTGAAACTGCTGGGCGTTTCCGCCGCAGACGCAGCCAACGACCACCTCAGCCGGGAAGAACTCAGGACCCTCGTCAATGAGGCCGGCGCACTTATACCAGCAAAGCACAAGGACATGCTGGTCAGCATTCTGGATCTGGAAAAAGTGACCGTGAATGACATCATGGTGCCGAGAAACGAGGTAGTGGGTATCGACCTGGACGACGACACCGACACCATTCTGCGCCAACTGCGGAGCAGCCAGCATACCCGGCTTCCGGTCTTCAAGGGCGACATCAATAACATTCAGGGCATCCTGCACCTGCGCAGCGCTTCCAAACTGCTGCAACAAGAGGAAATCAACAAAGCCATGATCATGCAGCTTTGCCAGGAACCCTATTTCATCCCGGAAAGCACGCCCCTGAACACCCAACTGATCAACTTCCAGAAAGGTCGTCGACGGTTCGGCGTTGTGGTCGATGAATACGGCGACGTTCTTGGCCTTGCGACACTGGAAGACATACTTGAAGAGATCGTCGGTGACTTTACGACGGATTATGCCGCCACCAGCCCGGACATCATCCCGCAGGACAACGGCACGTTCATTATCGATGGCACGTCCGCCGTCCGAACCATCAACAAGACCCTGGGCTGGAAGCTCCCTACCGATGGCCCCAAAACCCTTAACGGCCTGATTACCGAAACCCTGGAGAACATCCCCGACACCAACGTCTGCCTGAAAGTGGACGGCCATCGGGTAGAAGTGCTGCAGATCAAGGACAATGTCGTGAAAGCAGCCATTGTGCACCCGAAAAAACGCAAAAAACGTTCTCTGTCACTGAAACAGTAA